The Micropterus dolomieu isolate WLL.071019.BEF.003 ecotype Adirondacks linkage group LG23, ASM2129224v1, whole genome shotgun sequence DNA window ACGACTTTCAGCAAGGCGCAGCTGAGCGAGCTGGAGAGGGCCTTCTCTGTCACACAATACCCGGACAATAAAATGAAGGAGTCTCTTGCTTCCATAACTAGGCTACCGGAGTCAAAAATTCAGGTATGACACGTGCCTCTCAGATTTCCCATGCACAGATAGCCTACTTTTGGATAACCTCCCTGCAAAGTGCCATAAAAATAACCACAATTCCTTCTTTTCGACAGGTCTGGTTTCAAAATCGACGCGCACGTTTTTTCAAGAGCAAGAAGCCAACCAGAGAGGTCCCCAAACCCTCCACAGACTACTTTTACCCTCAGTTCTACACAACATCTTCAAGTCCCCCATTCCCCCAGCTGGTTCCTTCTTTCCCTCCTACTCCCAGCCCTCCCTCCCCAACAGGCTACCCTGCTCCAAGTTTACCTCAGTCCTCCAGGCTCTCAACCATCCTGGGGAGTCAGGCCACGTCCCTGCCCACGCCTACATCCCCTGTCGCTGCCGACCAAGCTACATCCTGCTCCCCTTATGGGCCGGGTCTCCCTGGAGTTCCTCAAGACCATTACTACTACCAAACCCCGAACTTTACTGATTACTGCCATGATGTGTTTCCACACAGCAAGGTCAGTGAATGGGATTTAACAGAGGACTTTGAGGCTTTCCTGAGAGACGCACAGGGATCCCAGCCAGCGCGTAGCAGCTGCACTGCATTCGGACATCCTGGACCCAAGCGGAGCAACCAGAGTCAGCTGGACCACCCGGGCTTCTCCAGCACCAACGAGTCTAAGGACGACTTTTCCGATCTGTGCTTTCAGGACCTGGGCGACTTCAACCTGTCGGATCTGGACATTTCTACGGCAATGATTGATTATCTTTTGGGCTGACTGAAGAAGATGTATGTTTGGGATAAAGTTAGCCTACATATTTAAGACCGCATTGTCAATTTATAGAGTATTAGTAGAGTATTTATGAtgattgaagaaaaaaacacttttcatgTGAATTAAATGTACTGACCTATTTCGATATAACCTAGTTTTACATAt harbors:
- the LOC123963098 gene encoding homeobox protein OTX-like, which gives rise to MAFELDFSGGNVSVTNTFYSGHYCPPTCLDTNNDDDYAQDSSRVHHDALHRTRSDTQRRRKRTTFSKAQLSELERAFSVTQYPDNKMKESLASITRLPESKIQVWFQNRRARFFKSKKPTREVPKPSTDYFYPQFYTTSSSPPFPQLVPSFPPTPSPPSPTGYPAPSLPQSSRLSTILGSQATSLPTPTSPVAADQATSCSPYGPGLPGVPQDHYYYQTPNFTDYCHDVFPHSKVSEWDLTEDFEAFLRDAQGSQPARSSCTAFGHPGPKRSNQSQLDHPGFSSTNESKDDFSDLCFQDLGDFNLSDLDISTAMIDYLLG